From Triticum aestivum cultivar Chinese Spring chromosome 4A, IWGSC CS RefSeq v2.1, whole genome shotgun sequence, a single genomic window includes:
- the LOC123083239 gene encoding probable glutathione S-transferase GSTU6 codes for MANGKGEEVKLLGAWASPYVARVKLALHLKGVSYEYMEEDLTNKSELLLRSNPIRKMVPVLIHGGKPICESQVIVQYIDEAFPSVGPALLPVDPHERAVARFWATYVDDKVLPPWGMLLRAKTDEVEERAEWMRQTIAAVDALEEGVRECSKSKGLLGGDDVGYLDVLLGGMVPWVYATEKISGHNFFGASKAPLLAAWMERFAELDAAKAVFQDVDSLVEYAGTVLSGTAVSN; via the coding sequence ATGGCCAACGGGAAGGGAGAGGAGGTGAAGCTGTTGGGGGCGTGGGCGAGTCCGTACGTGGCCAGGGTGAAGCTGGCGCTCCACCTCAAGGGCGTGAGCTACGAGTACATGGAGGAGGACCTCACCAACAAGAGCGAGCTGCTCCTCCGCTCCAACCCCATCCGCAAGATGGTGCCCGTGCTCATCCACGGCGGAAAACCCATCTGCGAGTCGCAGGTCATCGTCCAGTACATCGACGAGGCCTTCCCCTCTGTCGGCCCGGCACTCCTCCCAGTCGACCCCCACGAGCGCGCGGTGGCCCGCTTCTGGGCCACCTACGTGGACGACAAGGTGCTGCCGCCGTGGGGGATGCTCTTGAGGGCAAAGACGGACGAGGTCGAGGAGAGGGCGGAGTGGATGAGGCAGACCATCGCAGCGGTGGATGCGCTGGAGGAAGGAGTGAGGGAGTGCTCGAAGAGCAAGGGGCTCTTGGGCGGTGACGACGTCggctacctcgacgtcttgcttgGGGGCATGGTCCCGTGGGTGTACGCCACCGAGAAGATCTCCGGTCACAACTTCTTCGGTGCCAGCAAGGCCCCGCTGCTGGCGGCATGGATGGAGCGCTTCGCGGAGCTGGACGCTGCCAAGGCGGTGTTCCAGGACGTCGACAGCTTGGTAGAGTACGCTGGGACCGTACTTTCCGGCACGGCTGTAAGCAACTGA